Proteins encoded together in one Lathyrus oleraceus cultivar Zhongwan6 chromosome 5, CAAS_Psat_ZW6_1.0, whole genome shotgun sequence window:
- the LOC127080836 gene encoding uncharacterized protein LOC127080836, translating to MIQKFKLFFSLLNLFLFRLWLLKEGLLQKAPRLQVESAGGGGNAPQGGGFDVGGLNTDLRR from the exons ATGAtccaaaaattcaaattattCTTCTCACTTCTCAATTTATTTTTGTTCAGGCTCTGGCTTCTCAAAGAAGGTCTTCTTCAAAAAGCCCCAAGGCTGCAA GTAGAGAGCGCCGGTGGCGGCGGTAACGCCCCACAAGGCGGCGGCTTTGACGTCGGAGGGTTGAATACGGATCTTCGCAGGTAA